gccagggtcagtgcaggagagcagcgtcgtcgtggttccaaagccagggtcagtgcaggagagagcagcatcgtcgTGGTTCCAAaggcagggtcagtgcaggagagagcagtgtcgtcgtggttccaaaggcagggtcagtgcaggagagagcagcgtcgtcgtggttccaaaggcagggtcagtgcaggagagagcagcgtcgtcgtggttccaaaggcagggtcagtgcaggagagagcagcgtcgtcgtggttccaaagccagggtcagtgcaggagagtatcacagatTAGTATCCaggcagcagggttcaggcagacaGGTACAAGGTGAAGAGACTAGCATCACACAaacaggagttatgctcggccAGGTAGGAGAGCATAGAGAGGGTATAAATAGGTCCTCcaaccaatgggaggcaaccaggaagcacgGGAAGGctcactgataggctgctggatcgcgcAGGTGTGTCGTATTGTGCAGCTGTTTAAGTATGGGGGTGCGACCTCTGGAGGACACGCACGCCCCACGCGTAACCCACGCATCACGTTGGCGACCCGGTCGCACGTCAGTCGCAGGCGTCACGACACCCGCGTCAGTACGGGAGCGGAGACCGAAGGCGGGACCAGACACGAAGGGGGAGGGGCGTGTGCGGCTGCTGCGCCGCCCACCGCTGTCGTTAGGACGGGGGTGGAGTCGGGGAACGGAGGCCACGGAAGACCAGGAGGAATGTTCAACGCACATGCGTAACGCGTCACCGTTGCTGGAAGGGCCGCGCAGCCTAGACTTGGGAATCGCGGAGACAGACAGGAACCGCGCACTGACCGCGCGCCGTGCACGAGAACCCACGCTGGAGTGCCTGACCGGACCACCTCTGGAAACTGCAGGAGAGgtgagggttaaaggggcagaaatgccggaatggcgaatcctcacaaccgccaaattcccctgcttcagcacaaaccagggcaGTAAAACCGGGCAGGGAACTGAATTGCATTAAAGGTTCTCGGaatatgcccaaaccccagaccccagtgtggggttcagtacatctctcaccagggataaggtgaagagagttataggggttttaagttaaaatgtagaatgtcagctcttgggcccgggcattgtgtatgcattactgtgactgtgtgaaaaaTACCCCAAACCTACACGGggcataaggggttaatgtttaaCCCCACACTCCAGTCAGGTATAAGACTGAGcccgtttgttttattaaaataaaagatttaaacCACATCAAAGCCGATCGGTACCTTTCGTCAGGAGCATCCTAGAAAGATGATATTTGGTGTGGGAATTACTGAGGTACGAACGCATAAAGGGGTTGTGTTTCTGAGCATTAACGTTCACCCCCAGTATTAAATGAATGCCCCCTGTAATTTTGGTGTTTTAAAGTTATAAGAGTACGGAAATTGACATTATAGACAGGCGGGGATTCGCCGTCATTCAGTCCAGAACAGGAGGTGACACTTAGGGTGTGTAATCCTGGGCTTTGAAATGCAGGGTTCGGCTGGTTCTACAGTGGCGGTGcgcgctacgccgtgcgcgcgcacggcagttatagatggctgaggtcagccagcccttctatacaagggccacgCGCGAGCACGGCAGGGAgcagggagccgacagacagcagcGAAGATGGTGGGAGGGATGATTTCGTGCCTCtaccggcgtgtgtgtgtgtgtgtgtgtgtgtgtgtgtgtgtgtgtgtgtgtgtgtgtgtgtgttgtgacaaacgcccctcttttgtagtgccgacgcctgtctgggttcttcccgacacagtcttctagggttatttaatacaaaaaacaggatcatgcaaagtattatgctgcttaactcaggcttctgcctgctttattttcatccaagtaatgtactgcagctttaacatgtgaaggttagaggtactcagatactttcattcagcagttcacacatttcagtgttacagtatttcccacattgttatttcaagtaaaaagaaaccaaatgatataaacaaaatcctatccctttcagggatctaactacacatagaatcagcctctaactgctgctgggccaactaacctggttcccccagtttaaaacaatgccctctcaattagggtcactagatacagcatagtccattacaaacagtaatacatctttgtttggcttatctgttttgtggtgggtactcggacccaggtgtccggcaaatcctctgggactgtgatacttggaggggccgtcaaccccgaaactggaaacaggggagcagcgatacccccagcctccaggctctaaggagagagagtgaaatgcaaaacctctctgctctaagtacctgtgcatgtgattagaagagcaggtgagggagaactagagccattgtaatctgtggtctggattttccatccagctgcctgagttaatgggaagatgtggaacggatcatttttaactattcctgcactttctgacctaaaatggggcagaaagctgcctaacatctttggactatgtcacatatccccctccccagctcacacctactggggtgagcggccatggacctcactgaggtgagcgtcctacctgaaatacttgagctaactcttcagaacaacattaagtattcacatgacacgaatatgaacttcattatataatttaccaaccgaaagggccatcaaccctgtatattaatttgtagtttagctacattttcaacacagagaaccaatataacattgtaacattgacaaaatgcttattctagaggtctaatataccttaactacaatagcttatttgcatagttaagtgtccgtgacatagtccacacgtgtaataacaaaaaaaaaatatcggtcaattccccaaacactgtttttttttttttttgacttccagtccattacgtttcttgactttatttcataggctgctgcaacctgcaaatgactggactgtttctttagcctctgacagaactctggggccggatagtctttgtctttatattgtggcccagagtggcgagatccggaaaaattcaaggccagcgttgaccttcgtcgcttttgctttgcaacctttgaacctttatggtacttcttactgccatgtattttctcaagaccatcactctcagagatttgggatttcccctctggggcaattatatggtacttagaagatgaagcactgttTACCTTGATGGGgcgctcactaactccggctgtaccctgaggcattttacctttgcagctggcaggcatgtagtgttgggcctctctttcctgaggcctacatttattaaggcggaaataccgctgtataaccagtgacgcatttctcagggtttgatagcgaatcctgttctgtgtcatcctagtcagagactggatctttatagttgctcctttcataatgaggaacctgtttcgtaccatgcgggcacggtagaatgattgaagtacacaggctgctttattccggcgattaaactgacgaattttcatccctctgtaggcagcctgtaggatgatagttgcggcgcgtttacgccgataattttctctttcccttcttccttggataagagctttgcagtgcttctgaattattctaatgcttttctcctttttcaaaacgttaagttcctccacgagagaattctgttttgtgcatacatgtcgcaattctgttctcagagcgtccatttcttcctggtgctggctctgagtgtgcatcaatgcattctgtagtgcttcctgcacttctaacttttcctgagtcaactgtttctttactttttctgcttggtcactcaaatctgaattttcgaatttcagagtctcattttcttgctttacagtctctaactcactcagggcaatctcatgggtttgcttcaacattcccagctctgtgttcagaccgtggccctccaggcgtgagttttgcacctctgtgctgagtgcgtgaatctcttgtagagctttcccgtatttctgttttaggatagtaattacggtgttggccttttccagactagtcgtcacctcttccagctcactccgtaagagagactctgttttcttcaaagcctcgtgctcttgtaaagctgggagtatacacctctgtaactctgcgttcgcttcttgcaccttcttATAACATTGTCGCTCCTtccccaaatcctgccacaggacttcataatcttggcgggcagcttggagtgcagaaaccaaagcctctttatcctggttcaaggattcagcttccctctgctcctccttttcctttgccactgttcccgtgacaattctgccggtccctccggtctgcagcacatctcggcgcctttctgacgcatgtcctgacagcgcaggttcaagtggctcggtcacttcccctgtaacttgaggaacagttttctttttcttcttctttctctttgctttattagctccagagatatcagtggtactgggcacacacactcactggtatcagcttccacatcttgcttgcactcacagggcattgcttgcttttgcagctgtttgtctttgaaaattttggggcacacatcttccatgtgacccacTTCACGACAGGTCCAGCACACCAAATTCACCCGTAGGtatggctctcctccaggggccacacacgaatcgtcatcatcatcatcatcatcatcatcgtcatatggcctgaagggacactgtttttcatgattatgtacattacaaaacaaacatttcaagtcggccattttagaaacccggtagggacaattgctagctgcaatttcactcacttcagcaacttacatacagcacttgctagctgcaaattcactcacttcagcaaaaggcattagctttacaaacagcacttgctagatgcaaaaaaaattttttttcttcagcaaaacattttggttttctgtttgggttcagggtgctattgcatcctacctcgcacattctctgtgtatgctagaagcacaactgatatacacagtggaacagacttcactcatagcatctgtactttagttcagctgggcggccattttaaagccccgcatttatttgcaaacccacagactttttagtgtcgacccgcattctccaccatatgtgacaaacgcccctcttttgtagtgccgacgcctgtctgggttcttcccgacacagtcttctagggttatttaatacaaaaacaggatcatgcaaagtattaagctgcttaactcaggcttctgcctgctttattttcatccaagtaatgtactgcagctttaacatgtgaaggttagaggtactcagatactttcattcagcagttcacacatttcagtgttacagtatttcccacattgttatttcaagtaaaaagaaaccaaatgatataaacaaaatcctatccctttcagggatctaactacacatagaatcagcctctaactgctgctgggccaactaacctggttcccccagtttaaaacaatgccctctcaattagggtcactagatacagcatagtccattacaaacagtaatacatctttgtttggcttatctgttttgtggtgggtactcggacccaggtgtccggcaaatcctctgggactgtgatacttggaggggccgtcaaccccgaaactggaaacaggggagcagcgatacccccagcctccaggctctaaggagagagagtgaaatgcaaaacctctctgctctaagtacctgtgcatgtgattagaagagcaggtgagggagaactagagccattgtaatctgtggtctggattttccatccagctgcctgagttaatgggaagatgtggaacggatcatttttaactattcctgcactttctgacctaaaatggggcagaaagctgcctaacatctttggactatgtcacaatatatatatggggtgtctcttgccggtgttcagttggagtatttccagttgcACCCTTACAATTCcctcgatggggtagtcttcattacttaagtttattctgcagttgtcgtgtgtttgcctatcaagggaataaatctcagtttattttgctcaacctgttctgctcaatcaggacccacgaaatgtaaatgtgttattaagcgcgtctcccgtgacaggcgtttaaaacacatccacaccgggggaaggaccagcacagataacattccaagagacactgtttataaTTATACCTTTTGCtttcttcattcattgtaacatcgccgaaagaagagatcagtgtatctcgaaagctcgcacaaataaaagcatttcgttagccacagaacggtatcatctatttattttttgattatatatatatatatatatatatatatatatatatatacatgtagaggtatcagtaccgttttagacgagcttcaataatcaaaaaataaatagatgataccgttctgtggctaacgaaatgcttttatttgtgcgagctttcgagatacactgatctcttcttccggcgatgttacaatgaatgaagcaaaaggtatacttaaaaacaatgtcgcttggaatgttatctgtgctgttccttcccccggtgtggatgtgttacatatatatatgtaacacctttttttttaccctccataacgtgtgtgtgtgtgtgtgtgcgtgtgcgtgtgtgtgtgcacctttacctcccaccctctgtgagatttGGCTGTTACTAGTGTCTTTCATGCAAtgctgtgcatacctgtgaggtaacaggagggctgagtgctctgcgatGGTGGAGTGAtgattgtcacggtaacttgtgacgggatataatatacacaaaatctctgggttgaattgaacatgacttagatataataaatatagtttattccttgaagGTGAGCACAcaggattatacaaataacatacaagaatataacacttacttagggttgggtaatgaagcaatcaggtagatgattggcaattcattcagtcATCAGGAATCAAGTAGATGTAATAACGAAGACACTGGGTAAAGGgcttacactggtttatatgggattccagcCCTATACCTTAGCATTGGGTGCCAGCGGTTGTTGtttaacaattacctgcacccaatccctctgtGCCAGCAAACGTTGGAAGCATTGTTGGACcatgcccccagctagttggcacatgcgcacattTTCCACCTGGGGTCTCATTTCACTAGCCCCACACTAAAGGAAAGGCGCCTTACAGTCTACCAGACATGTATctggtcaggaaatcctttgtctgtaagtATGAATTACAACACTTCCAGACCACTCAAgctctgcgtttctccgccctagtgtacacaatcagagtggtgaagcctttgatcagggggtctgttgtagacaagtGGCCGCCCCCTTGAGCATTAACATTTAGCAGAGCCAGtatctttcgcgggcttttataccagacccaaaatacagtacatttcttaatatctaaacatattaaaataatccgttcggctgggccgagcgggttgaaacttgccagaccctcatggcGGAGGGGACtttccatggtggccaagtttcagctcgctgcgacccaccggaccggagttacacaaacaCAGTTTTAAAAGTACATTTACAAAagaggcttttttctgccatgcaagtcaatggcagaaacccaaacttaaCCATTAACCTGACTCCGTTCTTTTGCTCTGAGATGGTCGGTATTtgtcatgcagtcatgccggaactatgactacatggtgaccaaatctcagccctctaggttgaacagaaccagagttatgggttcaaggtttctgctcattctgacttagccgtttatACTCGCGGCTGTTACCtctgccattagagtcaatggtgcgaccctcgtagcgagcgcgaccctttaccggggtcattgattgtcggatccggttggggtcgagtgagggggttcctaggatctagggccaaaaagaattttattccgggatgccctagaacctaagtttcccacgccaattgtaccTGAACTTGACTGGGGATTGATCAAAGCACTTTTCAAGATAACgtttccgcttttgcggtctgcggtttggatggctgccaacccgttcctggaggtctgagtcgaggaatccccattgaaatgtatggctccattgactttcaatagggaaccgccgctcctcctctcgggcgccacctgcaggtcttctatgatatcaggcccaaatcgccggaatccccataggattacatggagctgcaatggcgacctatggagagactgcaaaatggagcctgcaaaggcgggaaaaaaggaacaaagggctataatcactaaactaacattaaccctttccctcccgcctggatcccagtgtaagtgttggtgcagacactggaatggggaaaatacatattcacagggggatacacatttggtgctgaagcaggggcataaacacagtactggacctcagcccagttaacccctcgcctcacaggtgagggcagggggtggccaaatggggtgtaacccctttaataccgggccaaaccccctctcccacgaCAATGATCAGGACAGGTTTGCAGGGTACCTTATTCATTGGCAGCGCCTCTGGTCAGCGAGGATCCTGTGGCAGTAGGAAGGTCCATGCTGACACCTTTCTATGTCCCCAGACAGTGATTCACACGCATATGGTTCCACGGTATTTATTGCATTGGTCAGATCTAACAGCAGTTCCATTATTTCCTCTGCTTCCCTGCAGAAATATTGGTAAGGATTGCGGCCTTCCATGCTGTATGATGCTCTTCCTGCATCCCCTTATTGGATCAGTGTAGCTGTTGTTCACTCCACAGGGGGTGGAAAGAGACACACCTACTTTAAGGAGAGTCCCAGTCTATATACCatggggttgggcttgtaaccctgccgcataacagggcaggtctgatactgacaggtgtcACATCTGCATATGTCACCCAGCCAGTACACTCTCCCAGGCTGAAActctggttgttgctaggcccgcccttggatacactaCTGCAATAGCAACTAGGCCTACAGATGAATTAACTCTTCCAGTGCCTGTccctagcaggacttatactgttagggacCAGAGGATAAAaggtagcggccggaggctacgagatttatatatatagaagaaagtGCGGGTATAATATGGAAGTGATCCACCCCACAGATTCATAGTCACTAAGTctggtggataggaaatccataccgGACTTTACAATGGGtctggtttccctcacctgctctcctaattgaggaacaggaaTAAATTGCAGATAGTTTGGCTCCTTCattctctcttagagcctggagtcTGGGAGGACGCTGCTCCCCAGGATCCAGTTTGGGGTAGACTGCCCCCTCATGTGTTGCAGCACCTGAGgatctattgggacgctgtccccatctgacagttaagaattcaatgttatatctgtgtgtttatttaaagttggtaactggcttacccagccaacattgcagagagggatatgcatgtgagagactcctgacaggagtaggtgttatttttatgatttcttttggttcttaaagtgacggtgtttgaaatgtttattgtcactaatggagaaataaaccgctgaaggttgagggctgagtgccccttgtgtgtatacacatgtttgTCCTCCTTTTCTAtaaattaaaccctagaagactgtgtcgcgaaGAGCCAGGGCAAgcggcagtgctacacaaagGGAGCCGTTCatcactatatgtgtgtgtgtgtgtgtgtgtgtgtgtgtctgtgtgtgtgtgtgtgtgtgtgtgtgtgtgtgtgtgtgtgtgtgtgtgtgtgtgtgtgtgtgtgtgtgtgtgtgtgtgtgtgtgtgtgtgtgtgtgtgtgtgtgtgtgtgtgtgtaatttctgAGTGTACAATGTGTGTACAACATGCATGTACTCTATCACATTTTtattgtgaatgtgtgtgagtaaCACGTTTGTAATGTGTGTATAGCGTTTGtaatgtgcatgtgtgtatgtcacgTGTGTAGTGTGTGAGTAACACGTATGTAATGCGTGTGTTCTTCTCCCTGCAGTACATTATCTCAGGATCGCTGTCGGTCGCTGCTGAAAATAACCAGTCCCGCTGCCTGGTGAGTTCTCTGCACAAAGCTCTGATCCTGAAAGTTCTGTGTTACAATCTTCAACCTGCAGGGCTCTGTGTGTCATAGAGAGCACCGCTCTATtaacgcagagcatcgctctatTAACCCTTAGTATATAGTTCTGAAGAGCATCACTATTAACCCGTACTATATagtaaaacaaaaagaacgattcctgcgctcctaccaattaggctaaaataaaatagtgatctcatgaataagggttatttagttaaaccctttggccaaggcgttataagcctgcaagccacgtcaaggcGTAACCATattttgcaggtacctacactgaatatatgtaattattgtcccatggactagtgaaaaatgtgagaaagccctgcaggggttaaataaagcatatgtgtttgtgagtagtgcaatttaAAGCTGCCCAAAGCCAGtttcatagttaccttactatagAGGCAAACTGGGTGAACAAATTccttggtgtgaatataataaaacttacacatatttctttccatacagccttatacattcacctgctcttcaatagagggtgatgtgcagactgacactggggtgtattatacctgcactcaTTGAAAATAGGGGttctgtaactgctatgtaactatgtaaagcagattagccaataaacctacccctatgacgtttcagtgacactatattaaaatgcccttatggagtatgcagcaaggaaaaggttTGGCCTACTATATagtcccgcagagcatcactcgaTTTGCCCCTACTATATaatcctgcagagcatcgctctatTAACCTCTACTATATagtcccgcagagcatcactcgaTTTGCCCCTACTATATaatcctgcagagcatcgctctatTAACCTCTACTATATagtcctgcagagcattgctctatcAACCCCTTCCTTAGACGTCCTGCAGAGCGTTTCTCCGCTGATCTTTCCCCgcttctctcctctctgtgcaGGTTAGAGGAAGCCTGGCCATGAATATTATCAGCTCCGTCGTATCTGTAATTACGATTATTGTCTTCTGCGTCGATATTCCAGTTTCTAGTTTTTATTACTGCGATTCCTCCTTATATGCGTGCTACATGTTAAAGGTAAGTGTCACATCTAACACGCTCCCTAAATTGCGACACGCTCCCTAAATTGCGACACGCTCCCTAAATTGCGACACGCTCCCTAAATTGCGACACGCTCCCTAAATTGCGACACACTCCCTAAATTGCGACACGCCCCCTAAATTGCAACACGCCCCCTAAATTGCGACACACTCCCTAAATTGCGACACGCTCCCTAAATTGCGACACGCCCCCTAAATTGCGTCACGCCCCCTAAATTGCGACACGTCCCCTAAATTGCGACACGCCCCCTAAATTGTGACACGCCCTCTAAATTGCGACACACTCCCTAAATGGCGACATGCCCCCTAATGTGCGAC
The sequence above is drawn from the Ascaphus truei isolate aAscTru1 unplaced genomic scaffold, aAscTru1.hap1 HAP1_SCAFFOLD_1982, whole genome shotgun sequence genome and encodes:
- the LOC142477135 gene encoding membrane-spanning 4-domains subfamily A member 4A-like — translated: MRVFFSLQYIISGSLSVAAENNQSRCLVRGSLAMNIISSVVSVITIIVFCVDIPVSSFYYCDSSLYACYMLKNVYVTAITFLIIASVLQFCVSVSLSIFGCRSLTDQSVTRPQ